A region of Pyxidicoccus parkwaysis DNA encodes the following proteins:
- a CDS encoding M4 family metallopeptidase has protein sequence MAALFFCACQDESRAFDEGAVSAAQDPVETVGTVQAALAALPNAQVMGWGAGGVPDFIRGDLGRVDLRAGLAFSTNPSVRAGLERIAPVFRLTAADLLSVSNDTDHLGSQHLRYVQTKNGLRVVGGDLILHLDANGIIYAANGTARDGFALPPKPTLTAAAAVSSARRASADLSGLESGDAQLVYLLARDTMYLAYEVEVRGTRGAEPARDLVYINARDGRLLERDPQVHSARNRELHDLNHAAPRLPISDPGPLVRAEGQPTTGDATVNANYDRLGETWNCYKTLFNRDSFDNAGAKLISSVHYGSGYNNAAWDGNQMFYGDGDGVLFGNFAASLDVTAHELTHAVTSRTANLIYWGEPGGLNESMSDVLGNACEAFSYGVSANTWKVGEDIYTPGTAGDALRYMNDPKLDNASRDYYFDFNIFDDVHNSSGIGNLAFFLASQGGTHPRGRTTITVPAIGIAKTQQIWYRALTLYMTSRTGFVGTRRAIVNAAMDLYGAGGAEVAAVKKAWAAVGVEDNYIDNADYFVRQLYVDILEREPDQGGFTNAVNGLKSCNGNPSCEAAVRINLARSIFESPENRTQNPELDPSSPNYKAAYLTQCYTTFLRRQPDAEGYAWWLNVLNSTGDYGGVISGFINSTDYRDRFKHSVWGWDGELP, from the coding sequence ATGGCAGCGCTCTTCTTCTGCGCCTGCCAGGATGAGAGTAGAGCTTTTGACGAGGGAGCTGTCAGCGCCGCCCAGGACCCGGTCGAGACGGTGGGCACCGTACAGGCCGCGCTCGCCGCGCTGCCGAACGCGCAGGTGATGGGCTGGGGGGCTGGCGGAGTGCCAGACTTCATCCGCGGCGACCTGGGGAGGGTGGACCTCCGGGCGGGCCTGGCCTTCTCCACCAACCCGAGCGTACGTGCGGGCCTGGAGCGGATCGCGCCCGTGTTCCGGTTGACCGCCGCCGACCTGCTCTCGGTCTCCAACGACACGGACCACTTGGGGAGCCAGCACCTCCGTTACGTGCAGACCAAGAATGGCCTGAGGGTGGTGGGCGGCGACCTCATCCTTCACCTGGATGCCAACGGCATCATCTACGCAGCCAATGGCACCGCGCGTGACGGCTTCGCGCTGCCGCCCAAGCCCACGCTGACCGCTGCTGCCGCTGTCTCCTCCGCCAGGCGAGCCTCCGCGGACTTGAGTGGCCTCGAGTCCGGCGATGCCCAATTGGTGTACCTGCTCGCTCGGGACACGATGTACCTGGCGTACGAGGTGGAGGTGCGCGGCACCCGCGGCGCCGAGCCTGCGAGAGACCTCGTGTACATCAATGCCCGCGACGGCCGGCTCCTCGAGCGGGATCCGCAGGTTCACAGCGCACGCAACCGCGAGCTGCATGACCTCAATCATGCCGCCCCCAGGCTTCCCATCTCCGACCCGGGCCCCCTGGTTCGCGCCGAGGGCCAGCCCACGACCGGCGATGCCACCGTCAACGCCAACTACGACCGGCTGGGTGAGACCTGGAATTGCTACAAGACGCTCTTCAATCGTGACTCCTTCGACAATGCAGGCGCGAAGCTGATCAGCAGCGTCCACTACGGGTCTGGCTACAACAATGCGGCCTGGGACGGAAACCAGATGTTCTATGGCGACGGCGACGGTGTGCTCTTTGGCAACTTCGCCGCATCCCTGGATGTGACGGCCCATGAGCTGACCCACGCTGTCACGAGCAGGACCGCCAACCTCATCTACTGGGGCGAGCCCGGTGGCTTGAACGAGTCCATGTCTGACGTGCTCGGCAATGCCTGCGAGGCCTTCAGCTACGGTGTCAGCGCCAACACCTGGAAGGTGGGCGAGGATATCTATACCCCGGGCACCGCGGGTGATGCGCTCCGCTACATGAACGACCCGAAGCTCGACAACGCTTCGCGTGACTACTACTTCGACTTCAACATCTTCGATGATGTGCACAACAGCTCTGGCATCGGGAACCTGGCCTTCTTCCTGGCCTCTCAGGGCGGAACCCATCCCCGCGGCAGGACGACAATCACCGTGCCGGCCATTGGCATCGCGAAGACCCAGCAGATCTGGTACCGCGCCCTCACGCTCTACATGACCTCCAGGACCGGCTTTGTCGGGACCCGAAGAGCCATCGTCAACGCGGCCATGGACCTCTATGGGGCGGGCGGGGCCGAGGTCGCGGCGGTGAAGAAGGCCTGGGCAGCGGTTGGCGTCGAAGACAACTACATCGACAACGCGGACTACTTCGTCCGGCAGCTCTACGTCGACATCCTCGAGCGCGAGCCTGACCAGGGTGGGTTCACGAATGCGGTCAACGGGTTGAAGTCGTGCAATGGAAATCCGAGCTGTGAGGCCGCGGTTCGTATCAATCTCGCGCGGTCCATCTTCGAGTCTCCGGAGAACCGCACACAGAACCCCGAGCTGGACCCGAGCTCTCCCAACTACAAAGCCGCCTATCTCACCCAGTGTTACACGACCTTCCTTCGGCGCCAGCCGGATGCGGAAGGGTATGCCTGGTGGCTGAACGTGCTGAACTCCACGGGCGACTACGGCGGGGTCATCAGCGGCTTCATCAACTCCACCGATTACCGTGACCGCTTCAAGCACTCGGTGTGGGGATGGGACGGGGAGCTTCCCTGA
- a CDS encoding SitI3 family protein, protein MALEFTLSIGTPCPENEVLAELSTLPGFDVVKHSQLAGPGLTAIIVSPPSDFWRGCIEQHAGFSPSADVYFRLDKFEETSTGELLGNESLITAVSHLLTRRPEDAVLTFQRESIVLLRSQGRLTLNERWPNLGAPERWASVGQPRVVLPLPEL, encoded by the coding sequence ATGGCTCTTGAGTTCACGCTCAGCATCGGCACTCCGTGCCCCGAGAACGAGGTCCTCGCGGAGCTCTCCACCCTCCCGGGCTTCGACGTGGTGAAACACAGCCAGCTCGCCGGGCCCGGGCTCACAGCCATCATCGTGAGCCCGCCCTCGGACTTCTGGAGAGGCTGCATCGAGCAGCACGCGGGCTTCTCCCCGTCAGCCGACGTGTACTTTCGCCTCGACAAGTTCGAAGAGACGTCAACGGGCGAGCTGCTCGGAAACGAGAGCCTCATCACCGCGGTCAGCCACCTCCTCACCCGCCGGCCGGAGGACGCGGTGCTCACGTTTCAGAGAGAGTCCATCGTGCTCCTCAGGAGCCAGGGCCGCCTCACCCTCAACGAGCGCTGGCCCAACCTGGGAGCCCCTGAGCGGTGGGCCTCGGTAGGTCAACCCCGAGTCGTCCTACCCCTGCCCGAGTTGTAG
- a CDS encoding RICIN domain-containing protein — MPQYFHIASATNPSYVVGAAGSTSGSAVQLVQRQSGIQAQSQLWRLTASGYLVNGYDSSLVLAVGSAGVEVVTQGSSGGTQLWQLNAGEASGQPRAGTLQNTASNQLLTITSYANGASLVMLDGTAPAQSDALWTMDPFPVPFGQPTALSSALNAGYFHLAAAGAPSTLLLNVSGGSSAPGTQVIVWTPQGSGSINDLWRLTPSGYIVSALSPELVLGLGTYANGVQPVVTCEVKVGDDTQLWTLGSGSAYGMPDASTIINKATNQALAVQNGDFTAGANVVTIPLSGDTPAAALWTANLSSTQPSAVEGQTAVTSGPTTSPPVPLVANIQGNSASGGAAVILWPLQSVPPGLQPPFSGVNWPNNNIWRYSIDGYITSDLMPDFVLTAMPDNSVVMYPKQTITAPAQQWNISASAVKWSGMPLQVLKIANVQYGGLLTMPDNALDTSIPLVLAQEGSTASAYQQAWYNTNGYPLDVIVGQMPLGFPTSSASQAISAYNYISTTIKPTVTSAQGIRGEYTNTTDVPEWLANLPTLPPPSGISPDVWTQVSQQIQTELTYASAIQSLSNSASNFYSALETNVLASLNSIAEGITSLSTQSSGNASAVIEGVALSFVQLVPDVGGCIAGLVQTGLNAAASYGQSGPLGKIDAEVGQLMTNVSTLFTNVTTATQDQMTAALGDWGQMRAIGPLTALMPGHPDSLAWTVDTESNLENSAMPGVYLAVGQMLLPSVYYIWQAFQQSLLDSVNASISIATSSTPPSGCYMSVVTQASDKTYYGAYDLYVVASSSWSYPSSTVMSNYVWNLGVTEQAFYMGSPSWPFPTRVTSILGEDSKSDGYTESVPWNQTMLARIYNCTPNALTVKLTPNHDCPVSWGNMSQALPAYSMVEFAASAGHHGDTSVNVAVTDSNGTQVMAFEVLGGSTTSVPWNSGANGYFLTASCINAGSGKPPGNWGPPGIANVSLGQNT; from the coding sequence ATGCCTCAGTATTTCCACATTGCGTCAGCGACGAACCCCTCGTACGTGGTCGGCGCAGCGGGGTCGACGTCGGGCTCCGCCGTGCAGCTCGTCCAGCGGCAGAGCGGCATCCAGGCCCAGAGCCAGCTGTGGCGTTTGACGGCCAGCGGATACCTCGTCAACGGGTACGACTCGAGCCTGGTGCTCGCGGTGGGCTCGGCCGGCGTCGAGGTCGTCACGCAGGGCTCGAGCGGCGGCACGCAGCTCTGGCAACTCAATGCCGGAGAGGCCTCCGGACAGCCTCGCGCAGGGACGCTCCAGAACACGGCGAGCAATCAGTTGCTGACCATCACCAGCTACGCCAATGGCGCTTCGCTGGTGATGCTCGACGGCACGGCCCCGGCGCAGTCCGACGCGTTGTGGACGATGGACCCGTTCCCCGTTCCCTTCGGCCAGCCGACGGCGTTGAGCAGCGCCCTCAACGCCGGCTACTTCCACCTCGCCGCCGCTGGCGCGCCGAGCACGCTCCTGCTGAACGTCTCCGGAGGCAGCTCGGCGCCAGGGACGCAGGTGATTGTCTGGACGCCGCAGGGGAGCGGCAGCATCAACGACCTCTGGCGGCTCACGCCGTCCGGCTACATCGTGAGCGCTCTCTCTCCGGAGCTCGTGCTGGGGCTCGGGACCTACGCCAATGGCGTGCAGCCGGTCGTCACCTGTGAGGTGAAAGTCGGCGACGACACCCAGCTGTGGACGCTCGGCAGCGGCAGCGCGTACGGGATGCCCGACGCGAGCACCATCATCAACAAGGCCACCAACCAGGCGCTCGCGGTGCAGAACGGCGACTTCACCGCGGGAGCGAATGTCGTGACGATTCCGCTCAGCGGAGATACGCCAGCGGCCGCGCTCTGGACCGCCAACCTGTCGAGCACCCAGCCCTCCGCGGTGGAGGGGCAGACGGCCGTGACCTCTGGACCGACGACCTCGCCACCGGTTCCGCTCGTGGCGAACATCCAGGGCAACTCGGCGTCGGGCGGAGCGGCCGTCATCCTGTGGCCACTGCAATCCGTTCCCCCCGGGCTGCAGCCGCCGTTCTCCGGCGTCAACTGGCCGAACAACAACATCTGGCGCTACAGCATCGACGGGTACATCACGTCGGACCTGATGCCCGACTTTGTGCTCACCGCCATGCCGGACAACAGCGTGGTGATGTACCCCAAGCAGACAATCACCGCGCCCGCCCAGCAATGGAACATCTCGGCCTCGGCGGTGAAGTGGAGCGGCATGCCGCTCCAGGTCCTGAAGATTGCCAATGTCCAATATGGCGGGCTGCTGACCATGCCAGACAATGCGCTGGATACGAGCATCCCACTGGTCCTCGCGCAGGAGGGGAGCACGGCCTCTGCGTACCAGCAGGCGTGGTACAACACGAATGGCTATCCGCTGGACGTCATCGTCGGGCAGATGCCGCTCGGGTTCCCGACCTCGTCCGCCTCCCAGGCGATCAGCGCCTACAACTACATCAGCACGACAATCAAACCGACGGTGACCAGCGCCCAGGGGATTCGTGGCGAGTACACCAACACGACGGACGTGCCCGAGTGGCTGGCGAACCTCCCGACGCTGCCACCGCCGTCCGGCATCTCGCCGGACGTGTGGACCCAGGTGTCACAGCAAATCCAGACGGAGCTGACCTACGCCAGCGCCATCCAGTCCCTGAGCAACAGTGCGAGCAACTTCTACAGCGCACTGGAGACGAACGTGCTGGCGTCGCTCAATTCCATCGCCGAAGGCATCACGAGCCTCAGCACGCAGTCCTCCGGAAACGCCAGTGCCGTCATCGAGGGCGTCGCGCTGTCGTTCGTCCAGCTCGTGCCGGACGTCGGAGGCTGCATCGCGGGACTCGTCCAGACCGGGCTGAATGCCGCCGCCTCGTACGGCCAGTCCGGTCCGCTCGGAAAGATTGACGCGGAGGTCGGCCAGTTGATGACGAACGTGTCGACCCTGTTCACGAACGTCACCACGGCGACGCAGGACCAGATGACGGCGGCGCTCGGCGATTGGGGGCAGATGCGGGCCATCGGGCCGCTCACCGCGCTGATGCCCGGGCACCCCGACTCGCTGGCCTGGACCGTCGACACGGAGAGCAACCTCGAGAACTCGGCCATGCCAGGCGTCTATCTCGCGGTGGGTCAGATGCTGCTGCCGAGCGTGTATTACATCTGGCAGGCGTTCCAGCAGAGCCTCCTGGACTCGGTCAATGCGTCGATTTCCATCGCGACGTCGTCCACTCCTCCGAGCGGCTGCTACATGAGCGTCGTCACGCAGGCCTCGGACAAGACGTACTATGGCGCCTACGACCTCTACGTCGTCGCCTCCTCGAGCTGGAGCTACCCTTCCTCCACCGTGATGTCGAACTACGTGTGGAACCTCGGCGTCACCGAGCAGGCGTTCTACATGGGCAGCCCGAGCTGGCCCTTTCCGACACGCGTCACGTCCATCCTCGGAGAGGACAGCAAGAGCGACGGCTACACCGAGTCGGTCCCCTGGAATCAGACGATGCTCGCGCGCATCTACAACTGCACGCCGAACGCGCTCACCGTGAAGTTGACGCCCAACCACGACTGTCCCGTGAGCTGGGGCAACATGAGCCAGGCGCTGCCGGCGTATTCGATGGTGGAGTTCGCCGCCAGCGCCGGGCACCACGGCGACACCTCGGTGAACGTCGCGGTGACTGATTCGAACGGGACCCAGGTGATGGCGTTCGAGGTCCTCGGCGGCAGCACGACGTCCGTGCCGTGGAACTCCGGTGCGAATGGCTATTTCCTGACGGCCAGCTGCATCAACGCCGGGAGCGGCAAGCCGCCCGGGAACTGGGGCCCGCCCGGAATCGCGAACGTCTCGCTGGGACAGAATACGTAG
- a CDS encoding alpha/beta fold hydrolase, with protein MTERMLETRGIRLCTESFGSPGDPPLVLVMGATATMKWWPDPLVSRLASAGRYVIRYDHRDTGRSTTYPLGTRGYDVDGLADDLVAVLDGYGLASAHLVGMSLGGMLSQIVALKAPERVLSLTLIASEFLGDLGFAPPPLSPALLAHFATVATLDWSNEAAVLDFMVEAGRLNSGGRRPYDAATARRVAAGEFRRAHNLQSMMNHATVLAGGAQWYGRTQELRAPLLVIHGALDPVVPHVHGAALARTVPGARLVTLEDAGHELHEADWPTLVESILAHTATPAR; from the coding sequence ATGACTGAACGCATGCTCGAGACGCGAGGCATCCGCCTCTGCACGGAGTCCTTCGGCTCACCCGGCGACCCACCCCTCGTGCTGGTCATGGGCGCGACGGCGACGATGAAGTGGTGGCCCGACCCGCTCGTCTCCCGGCTCGCCTCCGCGGGGAGGTACGTCATCCGCTATGACCACCGGGACACGGGGCGCTCCACGACGTATCCGCTGGGAACCCGGGGCTATGACGTCGACGGCCTCGCGGACGACCTGGTGGCCGTGCTGGACGGCTACGGCCTCGCGAGCGCGCACCTCGTGGGCATGTCGCTCGGAGGCATGCTGTCGCAAATCGTGGCGCTGAAGGCGCCGGAGCGCGTCCTCTCCCTCACCCTCATCGCGTCGGAGTTCCTGGGCGACCTGGGCTTCGCGCCTCCGCCCCTCTCCCCAGCGCTGCTCGCGCACTTCGCCACGGTGGCCACCCTGGACTGGAGCAACGAGGCGGCCGTGCTCGACTTCATGGTGGAGGCGGGCCGGCTGAACTCTGGCGGGCGCAGGCCCTATGACGCGGCCACCGCGCGCCGCGTGGCGGCCGGGGAGTTCCGCCGCGCGCACAATCTCCAGAGCATGATGAACCACGCCACCGTCCTCGCCGGGGGAGCGCAGTGGTACGGCCGGACGCAGGAGCTCCGGGCTCCGCTCCTCGTCATCCACGGCGCGTTGGACCCTGTCGTCCCCCATGTCCACGGTGCCGCGCTCGCCCGGACGGTGCCGGGCGCGCGGCTGGTGACGCTCGAGGACGCGGGGCACGAATTGCACGAAGCGGACTGGCCGACCCTCGTCGAGTCCATCCTCGCGCATACCGCGACCCCGGCACGGTGA
- a CDS encoding TetR/AcrR family transcriptional regulator, producing MIVTVAVPRPKLHSDEAILDAALEVLLRRGPAEFTLNDVAVELGMSRAALIQRFKNKDTLYRRVMERSGAQRQDYLAGMPVEVGPRGLWRFVTAIVAGMGSGEGLDSYLLLAWQDLRDTTLRRMAHERNLMVRRAIAARLPESLERNEVAAVLQDVIAGATMQWMVERKPSLTRYVLERVRRVLRLLFPNEPFELPKP from the coding sequence GTGATAGTTACCGTCGCCGTGCCCCGGCCCAAGCTGCACAGCGATGAAGCCATTCTCGATGCCGCGTTGGAGGTACTGCTGCGCCGCGGGCCCGCGGAGTTCACCCTGAATGATGTGGCCGTCGAGCTGGGCATGTCCCGCGCCGCGCTCATCCAGCGCTTCAAGAACAAGGACACACTGTACCGGCGAGTCATGGAACGCTCCGGAGCGCAGCGGCAGGACTACCTCGCGGGCATGCCCGTGGAGGTCGGCCCTCGCGGGCTCTGGCGTTTCGTGACGGCAATCGTCGCCGGCATGGGCTCGGGCGAGGGGCTCGACAGCTACCTGCTCCTCGCGTGGCAGGACCTGCGGGACACCACCCTGCGGCGCATGGCCCACGAGCGCAACCTCATGGTGCGCAGGGCCATCGCGGCCCGGCTCCCCGAGTCACTCGAGCGCAATGAAGTGGCCGCCGTGCTCCAGGACGTCATCGCCGGCGCGACGATGCAGTGGATGGTGGAACGCAAGCCGTCCCTCACCCGCTACGTGCTGGAGCGCGTGCGCCGGGTCCTCCGCCTGCTGTTCCCCAACGAGCCCTTCGAGCTCCCCAAGCCCTGA
- a CDS encoding tetratricopeptide repeat protein → MSPCPDENELLEWEQGRLSADAVARLEAHLDGCAACCTVVAGLEGQGALDSLAPTAPGAPPQSGARVGRYVLLRRVGEGGMGVVFAAYDPDLDREVALKLLKPGAVANAEARGRLVREAQALARLSHPNVVTVHDVGLDGDTVFLAMELVRGRTLRHWLAEAPRPWREVLARFLQAGQGLAAAHAVGLVHRDFKPDNVLLGDDGQVRVTDFGLARPAPDNPVTGNGPAPEAPPREGDTLAGVRQGTPAYMSPEQWRGERADARSDQFSFCIALYEALFGQRPFAGGTAAERARALREGRVTPPPRGSRVPGTVRDAVLRGLAVDPASRHLSLDALLARLESGPRARRWRQVAAALAMGVAASAAVSFALARGDAARACTGLEARLEGTWDAAHRARLEQRFHQSALPAPGEAFQSTARALDAYAQALVAQEQQSCEDTRVRQAQSEQLMDLRAACLDGRRRALRVLVELLEGGEREALTRAPEAARQLPSLAACADRDALARVEPLPQAPEARGQLAALGRELDGLRVQGAAGFHARTLPRLEAVVTALRGLGHRPTLARALLLLGELRGTAGSFAPAREVLEEAVRVAEAGHDDETAAHAWNRLLYTEVEGLGLVKEAERTARMAEAALERLGPAASLEVAAELHRVRGSLHYRQGEYARSLADATQSLALLERARGPHDVALADVLIGMGQALNALGRYAEAEQHHARALALVEAVYGLEHPLRAAHLNNVATAMRLQGKVAEAVARYSEALALGERLLGAEHSSTSMIRVNLGDALSRQGQLAEALPHYERALASLRKEGDGGQLRVANVLLSLGNARADLGQVAQAEAAYREALAIQEAQLGPRHPDVALSRNNLGFVAMDAGRLEEARVHFEAARELWESTLGPGHPKVASALYNLGQVELRLRRVGPALVHLRRALEVREQSLGAEHPRVAQTLGLLGEALLEGGQLREARGPLERAVALGARMELAPPERARAHFALARVLWQSRGERPRALALAREAREAYARGAPAYAPRAREVQAWLSAHGPF, encoded by the coding sequence ATGTCCCCATGTCCTGACGAGAACGAGCTGCTGGAGTGGGAGCAGGGGCGCCTGTCCGCGGACGCCGTGGCCCGGCTGGAGGCCCACCTGGACGGGTGCGCGGCGTGCTGCACGGTGGTGGCGGGACTCGAGGGACAGGGAGCCCTGGACTCCCTCGCGCCGACCGCACCGGGCGCTCCTCCTCAGTCCGGAGCTCGCGTGGGGCGCTACGTGCTGCTGCGCCGCGTGGGCGAGGGCGGCATGGGAGTGGTGTTCGCCGCGTATGACCCGGACCTGGACCGGGAGGTGGCGCTCAAGCTGCTCAAGCCTGGGGCGGTAGCGAATGCGGAGGCGCGCGGACGGCTGGTGCGCGAGGCCCAGGCGCTGGCTCGCCTCTCCCATCCCAACGTCGTCACCGTGCATGACGTGGGACTGGACGGCGACACCGTCTTCCTCGCCATGGAGCTGGTGCGCGGGCGGACGCTGCGCCACTGGCTGGCGGAGGCGCCACGGCCGTGGCGCGAGGTGCTCGCGCGCTTCCTCCAGGCGGGCCAGGGGCTGGCGGCCGCGCACGCGGTGGGGCTGGTGCACCGCGACTTCAAGCCGGACAACGTGCTGCTGGGAGACGACGGCCAGGTGCGCGTCACCGACTTCGGCCTCGCGCGCCCTGCCCCCGATAATCCGGTGACCGGGAACGGCCCCGCTCCGGAGGCCCCGCCGCGGGAAGGCGACACCCTCGCCGGCGTGCGGCAGGGAACTCCCGCGTACATGTCCCCGGAGCAGTGGCGGGGCGAGCGCGCGGACGCGCGCAGCGACCAGTTCAGCTTCTGCATCGCGCTGTACGAGGCCCTCTTCGGCCAGCGGCCCTTCGCGGGAGGTACGGCGGCGGAGCGCGCCCGGGCCCTGCGCGAGGGACGGGTGACGCCGCCGCCCCGCGGCTCACGCGTGCCCGGCACCGTGCGCGATGCCGTGCTGCGCGGCCTGGCAGTGGACCCGGCCTCGCGCCACCTGTCCCTGGACGCGCTGCTGGCCCGGCTCGAGTCCGGCCCGCGCGCGCGCCGCTGGCGCCAGGTGGCCGCGGCGCTGGCCATGGGCGTGGCGGCCAGCGCCGCCGTGAGCTTCGCGCTGGCCCGGGGTGACGCCGCGCGGGCATGCACCGGCCTGGAGGCTCGGCTGGAGGGCACCTGGGACGCGGCGCACCGGGCCCGGCTGGAGCAGCGCTTCCACCAAAGCGCGCTGCCCGCGCCCGGGGAGGCCTTCCAGTCCACCGCGCGGGCACTGGACGCCTATGCCCAGGCGCTGGTGGCCCAGGAGCAACAGTCCTGCGAGGACACGCGCGTGCGGCAGGCACAGTCCGAGCAACTGATGGACTTGCGCGCCGCGTGCCTGGACGGACGGCGCCGGGCGCTGCGCGTCCTGGTGGAGCTGCTGGAGGGGGGCGAGCGCGAGGCGCTCACCCGGGCGCCCGAGGCCGCGCGGCAGCTCCCCTCCCTGGCCGCGTGCGCGGACCGCGACGCGCTCGCCCGTGTGGAGCCGCTGCCACAGGCCCCGGAGGCGCGGGGGCAGTTGGCGGCGCTGGGCCGGGAGCTGGACGGACTGCGTGTGCAGGGCGCCGCCGGGTTCCATGCGCGCACCCTGCCCCGGCTGGAGGCGGTGGTGACGGCCCTGCGGGGGCTGGGCCACCGGCCCACGCTGGCGCGGGCCCTGCTGCTGCTGGGGGAGCTGCGGGGCACCGCCGGGAGCTTCGCGCCAGCGCGCGAGGTGCTGGAGGAGGCGGTGCGCGTCGCGGAGGCCGGGCACGACGACGAGACGGCCGCGCACGCGTGGAACCGCCTCCTCTACACGGAAGTCGAGGGCCTGGGCCTGGTGAAGGAGGCCGAGCGCACCGCGCGCATGGCGGAGGCGGCCCTGGAGCGGCTGGGGCCCGCGGCCTCCCTGGAGGTGGCCGCGGAGCTGCACCGCGTCCGCGGCAGCCTCCACTACCGGCAGGGCGAGTACGCGCGCTCGCTCGCGGATGCCACCCAGTCCCTCGCCTTGCTGGAGCGGGCGCGCGGGCCGCATGACGTGGCGCTCGCCGACGTGCTCATCGGCATGGGCCAGGCGCTCAACGCGCTGGGGCGCTACGCCGAGGCGGAGCAGCACCATGCGCGAGCCCTGGCGCTGGTGGAGGCCGTGTACGGCCTCGAGCACCCACTGCGCGCCGCGCACCTCAACAACGTGGCCACCGCGATGCGGCTCCAGGGGAAGGTGGCCGAGGCGGTGGCTCGCTACAGCGAGGCCCTCGCGCTGGGCGAGCGCCTCCTCGGCGCGGAGCACTCCAGCACCAGCATGATACGGGTGAACCTGGGCGACGCGCTCTCGCGGCAGGGCCAGCTCGCGGAGGCGCTGCCCCACTACGAGCGCGCCCTGGCGAGCCTGCGCAAGGAAGGCGATGGCGGCCAGTTGCGGGTGGCCAACGTGCTGCTGAGCCTGGGCAATGCCCGGGCGGACCTGGGGCAGGTCGCGCAGGCCGAGGCGGCCTATCGCGAGGCGCTCGCCATCCAGGAGGCGCAGCTCGGCCCCCGGCACCCGGACGTGGCCCTGTCCCGCAACAACCTGGGCTTCGTGGCGATGGACGCGGGCCGCCTGGAGGAGGCGCGCGTCCACTTCGAGGCGGCGCGCGAGCTGTGGGAGTCCACGCTCGGCCCCGGCCACCCGAAGGTGGCCAGCGCGCTGTACAACCTGGGGCAGGTGGAGCTGCGCCTGCGCAGGGTGGGCCCGGCGCTCGTTCACCTGCGGCGGGCGCTGGAGGTGCGTGAGCAGTCGCTCGGGGCGGAGCACCCCCGGGTGGCGCAGACGCTCGGGCTGTTGGGCGAGGCGCTGCTGGAGGGCGGCCAATTGCGCGAGGCCCGCGGGCCGCTGGAGCGGGCGGTGGCCCTCGGCGCGCGGATGGAGCTGGCCCCGCCCGAGCGGGCCCGGGCGCACTTCGCGCTCGCCCGCGTCCTCTGGCAGTCGCGCGGGGAGCGGCCCCGGGCGCTCGCCCTGGCACGGGAGGCCCGGGAAGCCTACGCCCGCGGCGCTCCCGCCTACGCGCCCCGGGCGCGCGAGGTGCAAGCCTGGCTGTCCGCGCACGGCCCCTTCTGA
- a CDS encoding sigma factor-like helix-turn-helix DNA-binding protein, with translation MASEQTESFLSRAPRALIPALRAHAGLEDALAGLVRAAREAWPRVDMDAEAFLAHVAERLPSTGEAGEVLASLRAGELFLAFACARGDARALEALDAHVLSQVGTWLPREAPSLVDELRQVLSQRLLIPVDGAPPKLASYSGRGPLAQWVRAVALRLHIDQQRAAPREQPAGDAPAELAERLGADPELAFIRERHQQDFRVAFRAALGRLEARERNLLRLHHVHGLSMDSVGATFQAPRSTVARWIARAREQVLALTREELTARLGLTPDELDSMLRLVCSQLDVSLRQLMTD, from the coding sequence TTGGCGTCCGAGCAGACCGAATCCTTCCTGTCGCGGGCGCCGCGGGCGCTCATCCCGGCGTTACGGGCCCATGCGGGCCTGGAGGATGCGCTCGCGGGCCTGGTGCGGGCAGCGCGCGAGGCGTGGCCGCGAGTGGACATGGATGCGGAGGCCTTCCTGGCGCACGTGGCCGAGCGGCTGCCCTCCACGGGCGAGGCCGGCGAGGTGCTCGCGAGCCTGCGCGCGGGGGAGCTCTTCCTCGCCTTCGCCTGCGCACGGGGAGATGCGCGGGCGCTCGAGGCGCTCGACGCGCACGTGCTGTCGCAGGTGGGGACGTGGCTGCCTCGCGAGGCGCCCTCCCTCGTGGACGAGCTGCGGCAGGTGTTGAGCCAGCGACTGCTCATCCCGGTGGACGGGGCGCCGCCGAAGCTGGCTTCCTATTCCGGCCGTGGTCCGCTGGCGCAGTGGGTGCGGGCGGTGGCGCTGCGGCTCCACATCGACCAGCAGCGCGCCGCGCCGCGCGAGCAGCCCGCGGGCGACGCCCCAGCGGAGCTGGCGGAGCGGCTGGGCGCGGACCCCGAGCTGGCCTTCATCCGCGAGCGGCACCAGCAGGACTTCCGCGTGGCCTTCCGCGCCGCGCTGGGCCGGCTGGAGGCCCGGGAGCGCAACCTGCTACGGCTGCACCACGTGCACGGCCTGTCCATGGACTCGGTGGGCGCCACCTTCCAGGCACCCCGCTCCACCGTCGCGCGCTGGATTGCCCGCGCTCGCGAGCAGGTGCTGGCGCTCACCCGCGAGGAGCTGACGGCGCGGCTGGGGCTCACCCCCGACGAGCTGGACAGCATGCTGCGCCTCGTGTGCAGCCAGCTCGACGTCAGCCTCCGCCAGCTCATGACGGACTGA